Within Saccharomonospora cyanea NA-134, the genomic segment AGCGCGGACAGGAACTCGGCGGCGTGCGGCTCCTCCTTGCGCACCCGTCTGCGCACCCGCACCTCGATCTCGTCGAGCCTGCGCGTCAGCTCGTCGAGACCGGGCTTCGGGGAGATGCCCAGCGACAACTCCTCCACGACCTCCCGCGCGTCACCGAGCAGCAGCAAATCCGGTGGGTAGTTCTTCGCCGCGTCCTCGGCGTCGATGTTCACCGCGATGAGGCCCGGCGGCTGCGGCATGCGCCCGTTCTGCGTCATCGTGCCGTCGAAGTCGGTGCCCACCGCGAGCACGACGTCGGCCTCGTCCCATAACGCACCCACCTCGGGCGCGTGCACCGGGTTGGACGCCAGGCACGGGTGATCGGGCGGCACGATGCCGCGCGCGGCGAACGTGGTGATGATGGGTGCGGCGAGCCGCTCGGCGAGGCCGCCGATCGCCTCACCCGCCCCCGAGCGCAGGGCACCTCCGCCCACCCAGATCAGCGGACGCCGGGCCTCCACCAGCGCCTCCCGCGCGCGCTCCACGTCCTCGCTCGCCACCGACGGCGGTCCGGGCACGACCGGGCCTGCGGGCTCCGGCTGCTCCATGACCGGCTCACCGAGGAAGTCCGCCGGAATACCGACGTACACGGGACCGCTCTGCGGCCGCATCGCGATCTCGGCCGCCCGGCGCACCACGGCGGCGATCTCGGTCGGCTGCTCCACCGTGAAGGCCGCCTTCGTCAGCGGCTCGAAGAGCCTCTCCTGGCAGTCGATCTCCTGCGCCGAGCCACGTCCGGTGCCTGCTGCTCGCGGGGTGGAAGGCACGTCCGTGGCGATCACCAGCACGGGCGAGGCCGACGCCCTCGCCTCCCCGACCGCGCGCAACGTGTTGACCGCGCCCGGGCCCGTCGTCACGAGGGCGACGCCGAGCGAGCCCACCGCCCTGGAGTAGCCGTCGGCTGCGTGGGCCGCTGCCTGTTCGTGCCGCACACCGACGAGCCGGATACCTCCGAGTTCGCTGTCGGCCAGCGCGTCCCAGATCGGCAGGCTGTGCGCACCGGGGAGCCCGAAGGCGGCGTCGACTCCGAGCTCGGTCAGAGTCCTCACGAGACTGCGCGCACCGTTCACCGCCACGCGGCGAGGATACGATCTTCGTCACCACTGGGCGGGCAGGGTCTCCTCGCGCGGAGGCGGCCCGGGTGGAGTGCCGTCGCCGAAGGGACGTCCGCCGAGCGCCTCGCGGCCGTGGGGCGTGGCCCACAACGACAGGTCGGGGCCCTTCGGCACGATCCGCGTCGGGTTGATCCCCTCGTGCACCTGGTAGTAGTGCCGCTTGATGTGGTCGAAGT encodes:
- a CDS encoding thiamine pyrophosphate-binding protein, with the protein product MAVNGARSLVRTLTELGVDAAFGLPGAHSLPIWDALADSELGGIRLVGVRHEQAAAHAADGYSRAVGSLGVALVTTGPGAVNTLRAVGEARASASPVLVIATDVPSTPRAAGTGRGSAQEIDCQERLFEPLTKAAFTVEQPTEIAAVVRRAAEIAMRPQSGPVYVGIPADFLGEPVMEQPEPAGPVVPGPPSVASEDVERAREALVEARRPLIWVGGGALRSGAGEAIGGLAERLAAPIITTFAARGIVPPDHPCLASNPVHAPEVGALWDEADVVLAVGTDFDGTMTQNGRMPQPPGLIAVNIDAEDAAKNYPPDLLLLGDAREVVEELSLGISPKPGLDELTRRLDEIEVRVRRRVRKEEPHAAEFLSALKETLPEGSVLVSDMCVAGYWIGGFHRVSGPRQLALPTGWGTVGFGFPAALGVAAAGAVRAVCVTGDGGFLPGCAELATAIQEKLPVTVVIVDDGGYGMLRYDQAHAGFEHHGVDLVTPDFVGLAKSFGVYADRVDGFGRAFRRLLREFTRSDEPNVLVVSAELRPPLNTSSRWYR